One window of the Chanodichthys erythropterus isolate Z2021 chromosome 2, ASM2448905v1, whole genome shotgun sequence genome contains the following:
- the dtnbp1a gene encoding dysbindin-A isoform X3 codes for MFENFKERLQTVQQDFTSGIKTLSDKSKEVKVKKKQRDEHLPEYSAGVELLSRYEDTWVSLHKRAKECAKTGEMVDGEIVMLCAHWEKRRGAVLELQEQLQQIPAFLSDLETITSRIAHMEADFEEMESRLIYLEDLCAQCDHQRYKHFQILQLENYKKKKRKELESFKAELDAEHAQKVLEMEHAQQVKLKERQKYFEEAFQQDMEQYLSTGYLQITDRRDPIGSMSSMEVNVDLLEQMDLTDVSDHEALDVFLSSVGEESGALSPDTAGGPALEPGSSPSDISLKVPSQTDHRQTVSSISSSCTDTISGVTEGPDEEDGSEESCSGDSPLVQSDEEEVHADTALMGLPETEPLKSSDDSDTQAP; via the exons ATGTTTGAGAATTTCAAAGAGAGACTGCAAACGGTGCAGCAGGACTTCACATCAGG AATCAAGACCCTGAGTGACAAATCCAAGGAGGTGAaagtaaagaaaaaacaaag AGATGAGCACCTTCCTGAATACTCTGCTGGAGTCGAGTTACTCAGTCG ATATGAAGACACTTGGGTCTCCCTTCATAAACGGGCTAAAGAGTGTGCTAAGACTGGAGAA ATGGTGGACGGGGAGATTGTGATGCTGTGTGCACACTGGGAGAAGAGACGAGGAGCAGTGCTGGAGCTGCAGGAACAACTGCAGCAGATCCCTGCTTTCCTCTCGGACCTGGAGACTATCACCTCACGTATTG CTCACATGGAGGCTGATTTTGAAGAGATGGAGAGTCGTCTGATATATCTCGAGGATTTGTGCGCTCAGTGTGATCATCAGCGCTACAAGCACTTTCAGATCCTGCAGCTGGAAAACTACAAGAAGAAGAAAAG GAAAGAGCTTGAGTCTTTCAAAG CGGAGCTCGATGCAGAACATGCCCAGAAAGTGCTGGAGATGGAGCATGCGCAGCAGGTCAAGCTAAAGGAGCGGCAGAAGTACTTTGAAGAGGCATTTCAGCAAGACATGGAGCAGTACCTCTCCACAGGATACCTCCAGATCACGGATAGGAGAG ATCCAATAGGCAGCATGTCCTCAATGGAGGTGAATGTTGATCTGTTGGAACAAATGGATCTCACAGATGTGTCCGACCATGAGGCTCTCGACGTCTTCCTCAGCTCCGTGGGTGAAGAGAGCGGCGCTCTGTCTCCTGACACAG CAGGTGGCCCAGCTCTGGAACCTGGCTCATCCCCATCAGACATCAGCCTGAAGGTGCCCTCACAGACAGATCACCGGCAGACCGTCTCCTCCATCTCTTCCTCCTGCACCGACACCATCAGCGGCGTGACCGAGGGTCCAGACGAAGAGGATGGCAGCGAGGAAAGCTGCAGCGGAGACTCTCCTCTAGTCCAGTCAGATGAAGAGGAGGTACATGCTGACACAGCCCTCATGGGCCTCCCAGAAACAGAGCCGCTCAAAAGCTCAGACGACAGCGACACACAGGCCCCCTAG
- the dtnbp1a gene encoding dysbindin-A isoform X4: MFENFKERLQTVQQDFTSGIKTLSDKSKEVKVKKKQRDEHLPEYSAGVELLSRYEDTWVSLHKRAKECAKTGEMVDGEIVMLCAHWEKRRGAVLELQEQLQQIPAFLSDLETITSRIAHMEADFEEMESRLIYLEDLCAQCDHQRYKHFQILQLENYKKKKRKELESFKAELDAEHAQKVLEMEHAQQVKLKERQKYFEEAFQQDMEQYLSTGYLQITDRRDPIGSMSSMEVNVDLLEQMDLTDVSDHEALDVFLSSVGEESGALSPDTGGPALEPGSSPSDISLKVPSQTDHRQTVSSISSSCTDTISGVTEGPDEEDGSEESCSGDSPLVQSDEEEVHADTALMGLPETEPLKSSDDSDTQAP; the protein is encoded by the exons ATGTTTGAGAATTTCAAAGAGAGACTGCAAACGGTGCAGCAGGACTTCACATCAGG AATCAAGACCCTGAGTGACAAATCCAAGGAGGTGAaagtaaagaaaaaacaaag AGATGAGCACCTTCCTGAATACTCTGCTGGAGTCGAGTTACTCAGTCG ATATGAAGACACTTGGGTCTCCCTTCATAAACGGGCTAAAGAGTGTGCTAAGACTGGAGAA ATGGTGGACGGGGAGATTGTGATGCTGTGTGCACACTGGGAGAAGAGACGAGGAGCAGTGCTGGAGCTGCAGGAACAACTGCAGCAGATCCCTGCTTTCCTCTCGGACCTGGAGACTATCACCTCACGTATTG CTCACATGGAGGCTGATTTTGAAGAGATGGAGAGTCGTCTGATATATCTCGAGGATTTGTGCGCTCAGTGTGATCATCAGCGCTACAAGCACTTTCAGATCCTGCAGCTGGAAAACTACAAGAAGAAGAAAAG GAAAGAGCTTGAGTCTTTCAAAG CGGAGCTCGATGCAGAACATGCCCAGAAAGTGCTGGAGATGGAGCATGCGCAGCAGGTCAAGCTAAAGGAGCGGCAGAAGTACTTTGAAGAGGCATTTCAGCAAGACATGGAGCAGTACCTCTCCACAGGATACCTCCAGATCACGGATAGGAGAG ATCCAATAGGCAGCATGTCCTCAATGGAGGTGAATGTTGATCTGTTGGAACAAATGGATCTCACAGATGTGTCCGACCATGAGGCTCTCGACGTCTTCCTCAGCTCCGTGGGTGAAGAGAGCGGCGCTCTGTCTCCTGACACAG GTGGCCCAGCTCTGGAACCTGGCTCATCCCCATCAGACATCAGCCTGAAGGTGCCCTCACAGACAGATCACCGGCAGACCGTCTCCTCCATCTCTTCCTCCTGCACCGACACCATCAGCGGCGTGACCGAGGGTCCAGACGAAGAGGATGGCAGCGAGGAAAGCTGCAGCGGAGACTCTCCTCTAGTCCAGTCAGATGAAGAGGAGGTACATGCTGACACAGCCCTCATGGGCCTCCCAGAAACAGAGCCGCTCAAAAGCTCAGACGACAGCGACACACAGGCCCCCTAG
- the dtnbp1a gene encoding dysbindin-A isoform X1, producing MFENFKERLQTVQQDFTSGIKTLSDKSKEVKVKKKQRRDEHLPEYSAGVELLSRYEDTWVSLHKRAKECAKTGEMVDGEIVMLCAHWEKRRGAVLELQEQLQQIPAFLSDLETITSRIAHMEADFEEMESRLIYLEDLCAQCDHQRYKHFQILQLENYKKKKRKELESFKAELDAEHAQKVLEMEHAQQVKLKERQKYFEEAFQQDMEQYLSTGYLQITDRRDPIGSMSSMEVNVDLLEQMDLTDVSDHEALDVFLSSVGEESGALSPDTAGGPALEPGSSPSDISLKVPSQTDHRQTVSSISSSCTDTISGVTEGPDEEDGSEESCSGDSPLVQSDEEEVHADTALMGLPETEPLKSSDDSDTQAP from the exons ATGTTTGAGAATTTCAAAGAGAGACTGCAAACGGTGCAGCAGGACTTCACATCAGG AATCAAGACCCTGAGTGACAAATCCAAGGAGGTGAaagtaaagaaaaaacaaag AAGAGATGAGCACCTTCCTGAATACTCTGCTGGAGTCGAGTTACTCAGTCG ATATGAAGACACTTGGGTCTCCCTTCATAAACGGGCTAAAGAGTGTGCTAAGACTGGAGAA ATGGTGGACGGGGAGATTGTGATGCTGTGTGCACACTGGGAGAAGAGACGAGGAGCAGTGCTGGAGCTGCAGGAACAACTGCAGCAGATCCCTGCTTTCCTCTCGGACCTGGAGACTATCACCTCACGTATTG CTCACATGGAGGCTGATTTTGAAGAGATGGAGAGTCGTCTGATATATCTCGAGGATTTGTGCGCTCAGTGTGATCATCAGCGCTACAAGCACTTTCAGATCCTGCAGCTGGAAAACTACAAGAAGAAGAAAAG GAAAGAGCTTGAGTCTTTCAAAG CGGAGCTCGATGCAGAACATGCCCAGAAAGTGCTGGAGATGGAGCATGCGCAGCAGGTCAAGCTAAAGGAGCGGCAGAAGTACTTTGAAGAGGCATTTCAGCAAGACATGGAGCAGTACCTCTCCACAGGATACCTCCAGATCACGGATAGGAGAG ATCCAATAGGCAGCATGTCCTCAATGGAGGTGAATGTTGATCTGTTGGAACAAATGGATCTCACAGATGTGTCCGACCATGAGGCTCTCGACGTCTTCCTCAGCTCCGTGGGTGAAGAGAGCGGCGCTCTGTCTCCTGACACAG CAGGTGGCCCAGCTCTGGAACCTGGCTCATCCCCATCAGACATCAGCCTGAAGGTGCCCTCACAGACAGATCACCGGCAGACCGTCTCCTCCATCTCTTCCTCCTGCACCGACACCATCAGCGGCGTGACCGAGGGTCCAGACGAAGAGGATGGCAGCGAGGAAAGCTGCAGCGGAGACTCTCCTCTAGTCCAGTCAGATGAAGAGGAGGTACATGCTGACACAGCCCTCATGGGCCTCCCAGAAACAGAGCCGCTCAAAAGCTCAGACGACAGCGACACACAGGCCCCCTAG
- the dtnbp1a gene encoding dysbindin-A isoform X2, translating to MFENFKERLQTVQQDFTSGIKTLSDKSKEVKVKKKQRRDEHLPEYSAGVELLSRYEDTWVSLHKRAKECAKTGEMVDGEIVMLCAHWEKRRGAVLELQEQLQQIPAFLSDLETITSRIAHMEADFEEMESRLIYLEDLCAQCDHQRYKHFQILQLENYKKKKRKELESFKAELDAEHAQKVLEMEHAQQVKLKERQKYFEEAFQQDMEQYLSTGYLQITDRRDPIGSMSSMEVNVDLLEQMDLTDVSDHEALDVFLSSVGEESGALSPDTGGPALEPGSSPSDISLKVPSQTDHRQTVSSISSSCTDTISGVTEGPDEEDGSEESCSGDSPLVQSDEEEVHADTALMGLPETEPLKSSDDSDTQAP from the exons ATGTTTGAGAATTTCAAAGAGAGACTGCAAACGGTGCAGCAGGACTTCACATCAGG AATCAAGACCCTGAGTGACAAATCCAAGGAGGTGAaagtaaagaaaaaacaaag AAGAGATGAGCACCTTCCTGAATACTCTGCTGGAGTCGAGTTACTCAGTCG ATATGAAGACACTTGGGTCTCCCTTCATAAACGGGCTAAAGAGTGTGCTAAGACTGGAGAA ATGGTGGACGGGGAGATTGTGATGCTGTGTGCACACTGGGAGAAGAGACGAGGAGCAGTGCTGGAGCTGCAGGAACAACTGCAGCAGATCCCTGCTTTCCTCTCGGACCTGGAGACTATCACCTCACGTATTG CTCACATGGAGGCTGATTTTGAAGAGATGGAGAGTCGTCTGATATATCTCGAGGATTTGTGCGCTCAGTGTGATCATCAGCGCTACAAGCACTTTCAGATCCTGCAGCTGGAAAACTACAAGAAGAAGAAAAG GAAAGAGCTTGAGTCTTTCAAAG CGGAGCTCGATGCAGAACATGCCCAGAAAGTGCTGGAGATGGAGCATGCGCAGCAGGTCAAGCTAAAGGAGCGGCAGAAGTACTTTGAAGAGGCATTTCAGCAAGACATGGAGCAGTACCTCTCCACAGGATACCTCCAGATCACGGATAGGAGAG ATCCAATAGGCAGCATGTCCTCAATGGAGGTGAATGTTGATCTGTTGGAACAAATGGATCTCACAGATGTGTCCGACCATGAGGCTCTCGACGTCTTCCTCAGCTCCGTGGGTGAAGAGAGCGGCGCTCTGTCTCCTGACACAG GTGGCCCAGCTCTGGAACCTGGCTCATCCCCATCAGACATCAGCCTGAAGGTGCCCTCACAGACAGATCACCGGCAGACCGTCTCCTCCATCTCTTCCTCCTGCACCGACACCATCAGCGGCGTGACCGAGGGTCCAGACGAAGAGGATGGCAGCGAGGAAAGCTGCAGCGGAGACTCTCCTCTAGTCCAGTCAGATGAAGAGGAGGTACATGCTGACACAGCCCTCATGGGCCTCCCAGAAACAGAGCCGCTCAAAAGCTCAGACGACAGCGACACACAGGCCCCCTAG
- the dtnbp1a gene encoding dysbindin-A isoform X6, with the protein MGETTLLRFTHRLIKTLSDKSKEVKVKKKQRDEHLPEYSAGVELLSRYEDTWVSLHKRAKECAKTGEMVDGEIVMLCAHWEKRRGAVLELQEQLQQIPAFLSDLETITSRIAHMEADFEEMESRLIYLEDLCAQCDHQRYKHFQILQLENYKKKKRKELESFKAELDAEHAQKVLEMEHAQQVKLKERQKYFEEAFQQDMEQYLSTGYLQITDRRDPIGSMSSMEVNVDLLEQMDLTDVSDHEALDVFLSSVGEESGALSPDTAGGPALEPGSSPSDISLKVPSQTDHRQTVSSISSSCTDTISGVTEGPDEEDGSEESCSGDSPLVQSDEEEVHADTALMGLPETEPLKSSDDSDTQAP; encoded by the exons ATGGGCGAGACAACATTACTACGTTTTactcatagact AATCAAGACCCTGAGTGACAAATCCAAGGAGGTGAaagtaaagaaaaaacaaag AGATGAGCACCTTCCTGAATACTCTGCTGGAGTCGAGTTACTCAGTCG ATATGAAGACACTTGGGTCTCCCTTCATAAACGGGCTAAAGAGTGTGCTAAGACTGGAGAA ATGGTGGACGGGGAGATTGTGATGCTGTGTGCACACTGGGAGAAGAGACGAGGAGCAGTGCTGGAGCTGCAGGAACAACTGCAGCAGATCCCTGCTTTCCTCTCGGACCTGGAGACTATCACCTCACGTATTG CTCACATGGAGGCTGATTTTGAAGAGATGGAGAGTCGTCTGATATATCTCGAGGATTTGTGCGCTCAGTGTGATCATCAGCGCTACAAGCACTTTCAGATCCTGCAGCTGGAAAACTACAAGAAGAAGAAAAG GAAAGAGCTTGAGTCTTTCAAAG CGGAGCTCGATGCAGAACATGCCCAGAAAGTGCTGGAGATGGAGCATGCGCAGCAGGTCAAGCTAAAGGAGCGGCAGAAGTACTTTGAAGAGGCATTTCAGCAAGACATGGAGCAGTACCTCTCCACAGGATACCTCCAGATCACGGATAGGAGAG ATCCAATAGGCAGCATGTCCTCAATGGAGGTGAATGTTGATCTGTTGGAACAAATGGATCTCACAGATGTGTCCGACCATGAGGCTCTCGACGTCTTCCTCAGCTCCGTGGGTGAAGAGAGCGGCGCTCTGTCTCCTGACACAG CAGGTGGCCCAGCTCTGGAACCTGGCTCATCCCCATCAGACATCAGCCTGAAGGTGCCCTCACAGACAGATCACCGGCAGACCGTCTCCTCCATCTCTTCCTCCTGCACCGACACCATCAGCGGCGTGACCGAGGGTCCAGACGAAGAGGATGGCAGCGAGGAAAGCTGCAGCGGAGACTCTCCTCTAGTCCAGTCAGATGAAGAGGAGGTACATGCTGACACAGCCCTCATGGGCCTCCCAGAAACAGAGCCGCTCAAAAGCTCAGACGACAGCGACACACAGGCCCCCTAG
- the dtnbp1a gene encoding dysbindin-A isoform X5: MGETTLLRFTHRLIKTLSDKSKEVKVKKKQRRDEHLPEYSAGVELLSRYEDTWVSLHKRAKECAKTGEMVDGEIVMLCAHWEKRRGAVLELQEQLQQIPAFLSDLETITSRIAHMEADFEEMESRLIYLEDLCAQCDHQRYKHFQILQLENYKKKKRKELESFKAELDAEHAQKVLEMEHAQQVKLKERQKYFEEAFQQDMEQYLSTGYLQITDRRDPIGSMSSMEVNVDLLEQMDLTDVSDHEALDVFLSSVGEESGALSPDTAGGPALEPGSSPSDISLKVPSQTDHRQTVSSISSSCTDTISGVTEGPDEEDGSEESCSGDSPLVQSDEEEVHADTALMGLPETEPLKSSDDSDTQAP; encoded by the exons ATGGGCGAGACAACATTACTACGTTTTactcatagact AATCAAGACCCTGAGTGACAAATCCAAGGAGGTGAaagtaaagaaaaaacaaag AAGAGATGAGCACCTTCCTGAATACTCTGCTGGAGTCGAGTTACTCAGTCG ATATGAAGACACTTGGGTCTCCCTTCATAAACGGGCTAAAGAGTGTGCTAAGACTGGAGAA ATGGTGGACGGGGAGATTGTGATGCTGTGTGCACACTGGGAGAAGAGACGAGGAGCAGTGCTGGAGCTGCAGGAACAACTGCAGCAGATCCCTGCTTTCCTCTCGGACCTGGAGACTATCACCTCACGTATTG CTCACATGGAGGCTGATTTTGAAGAGATGGAGAGTCGTCTGATATATCTCGAGGATTTGTGCGCTCAGTGTGATCATCAGCGCTACAAGCACTTTCAGATCCTGCAGCTGGAAAACTACAAGAAGAAGAAAAG GAAAGAGCTTGAGTCTTTCAAAG CGGAGCTCGATGCAGAACATGCCCAGAAAGTGCTGGAGATGGAGCATGCGCAGCAGGTCAAGCTAAAGGAGCGGCAGAAGTACTTTGAAGAGGCATTTCAGCAAGACATGGAGCAGTACCTCTCCACAGGATACCTCCAGATCACGGATAGGAGAG ATCCAATAGGCAGCATGTCCTCAATGGAGGTGAATGTTGATCTGTTGGAACAAATGGATCTCACAGATGTGTCCGACCATGAGGCTCTCGACGTCTTCCTCAGCTCCGTGGGTGAAGAGAGCGGCGCTCTGTCTCCTGACACAG CAGGTGGCCCAGCTCTGGAACCTGGCTCATCCCCATCAGACATCAGCCTGAAGGTGCCCTCACAGACAGATCACCGGCAGACCGTCTCCTCCATCTCTTCCTCCTGCACCGACACCATCAGCGGCGTGACCGAGGGTCCAGACGAAGAGGATGGCAGCGAGGAAAGCTGCAGCGGAGACTCTCCTCTAGTCCAGTCAGATGAAGAGGAGGTACATGCTGACACAGCCCTCATGGGCCTCCCAGAAACAGAGCCGCTCAAAAGCTCAGACGACAGCGACACACAGGCCCCCTAG
- the dtnbp1a gene encoding dysbindin-A isoform X7, with translation MVDGEIVMLCAHWEKRRGAVLELQEQLQQIPAFLSDLETITSRIAHMEADFEEMESRLIYLEDLCAQCDHQRYKHFQILQLENYKKKKRKELESFKAELDAEHAQKVLEMEHAQQVKLKERQKYFEEAFQQDMEQYLSTGYLQITDRRDPIGSMSSMEVNVDLLEQMDLTDVSDHEALDVFLSSVGEESGALSPDTAGGPALEPGSSPSDISLKVPSQTDHRQTVSSISSSCTDTISGVTEGPDEEDGSEESCSGDSPLVQSDEEEVHADTALMGLPETEPLKSSDDSDTQAP, from the exons ATGGTGGACGGGGAGATTGTGATGCTGTGTGCACACTGGGAGAAGAGACGAGGAGCAGTGCTGGAGCTGCAGGAACAACTGCAGCAGATCCCTGCTTTCCTCTCGGACCTGGAGACTATCACCTCACGTATTG CTCACATGGAGGCTGATTTTGAAGAGATGGAGAGTCGTCTGATATATCTCGAGGATTTGTGCGCTCAGTGTGATCATCAGCGCTACAAGCACTTTCAGATCCTGCAGCTGGAAAACTACAAGAAGAAGAAAAG GAAAGAGCTTGAGTCTTTCAAAG CGGAGCTCGATGCAGAACATGCCCAGAAAGTGCTGGAGATGGAGCATGCGCAGCAGGTCAAGCTAAAGGAGCGGCAGAAGTACTTTGAAGAGGCATTTCAGCAAGACATGGAGCAGTACCTCTCCACAGGATACCTCCAGATCACGGATAGGAGAG ATCCAATAGGCAGCATGTCCTCAATGGAGGTGAATGTTGATCTGTTGGAACAAATGGATCTCACAGATGTGTCCGACCATGAGGCTCTCGACGTCTTCCTCAGCTCCGTGGGTGAAGAGAGCGGCGCTCTGTCTCCTGACACAG CAGGTGGCCCAGCTCTGGAACCTGGCTCATCCCCATCAGACATCAGCCTGAAGGTGCCCTCACAGACAGATCACCGGCAGACCGTCTCCTCCATCTCTTCCTCCTGCACCGACACCATCAGCGGCGTGACCGAGGGTCCAGACGAAGAGGATGGCAGCGAGGAAAGCTGCAGCGGAGACTCTCCTCTAGTCCAGTCAGATGAAGAGGAGGTACATGCTGACACAGCCCTCATGGGCCTCCCAGAAACAGAGCCGCTCAAAAGCTCAGACGACAGCGACACACAGGCCCCCTAG